One segment of Setaria viridis chromosome 4, Setaria_viridis_v4.0, whole genome shotgun sequence DNA contains the following:
- the LOC117854075 gene encoding small ribosomal subunit protein eS24z: MADSKAAAAVTLRTRKFMTNRLLSRKQFVLEVIHPGRANVSKAELKERLAKVYEVKDPNCIFVFKFRTHFGGGKSTGFGLIYDNLEAAKKFEPKYRLIRNGLATKVEKSRKQMKERKNRAKKIRGVKKTKAGDAKKK, translated from the exons ATGGCAGATTCgaaggccgccgcggcggtgaccCTCCGCACGCGCAAGTTCATGACCAACCGCCTCCTCTCCCGCAAGCAGTTCGTGCTCGAGGTCATCCACCCCGGCCGCGCCAACGTCTCCAAG GCGGAGCTGAAGGAGAGGCTGGCGAAGGTGTACGAGGTGAAGGACCCCAACTGCATCTTCGTCTTCAAGTTCCGCACCCACTTCGGAGGCGGCAAGTCCACCGGCTTCGGTCTCATCTACGACAACCTCGAGGCGGCCAAGAAGTTCGAGCCCAAGTATCGTCTCATCAGG AATGGTCTTGCTACCAAGGTAGAGAAGTCACGAAAGCAGATGAAGGAACGGAAGAACAGGGCAAAGAAGATCCGTGGTGTGAAGAAG ACAAAGGCTGGAGATGCCAAGAAGAAATAA